The sequence below is a genomic window from Halarchaeum grantii.
CGGTGAACCCGGCGTCTTTACACCTATACTCCTGTTCCTGATTTCGCGGTGGCTACGGAAGTGAGGGAGTCGACTACTCCTCCTGTTGCCCCCGACCGCTCCGCTCCGACTTGCCGGGTTGGGAGTCCGCCCCGTCCCGCCCCTTCCGGCGGCCGGGTTTCCGCTCGTTCTCTATCGGGATGTCCTCGACGCCGTCGAGGCCGGGCCAGACGCCGTTGTCGCCGATGACGTCGGCGCGCCCCCGATCACCGTCGACGTAGAGACGCGCGACCGAGGCCGGCCCGAGCGAGAGCGCGAGCGTGCCGTCCGAGCCGACTTCCCGCACGACGTGCTCGACCGTGTAGTTCGTCGGCTCGTCCCACGACATCGGGAGGGCGTGCGGAAGCGGGCGCTCCGACGCCGACGGCGCGAGCTGGACGAGTTCGACCGCGCAGTCCGCGTAGCGCTCGCCGAGCTCGACCGACACCTCGCTGTCCGTCCGGAGGTTGCGGTTCGTGAGGAAGACCGCGAGTTCGCGGCCGCGACGCGCCTGCATCGCGGCGGCGTCCACGTACGGGACGTCCGACATCGGCTCGATGCGCGGGCCCGTGTCCGGGAGGTCGCGACTCGCGCCGGTCGTCTCGACGCCGACCGAGTTCCACTCGGTATCCCCCTCGAAGACCGCCGAGTAGAGGCCCGTGACCGACCCGTCGGGCCGGAGCGGGTTCGGATCCGGCGGGTAGTCGTCCGTCTTCACGGGCACCCACGACTTCGTCGGCACCCACGTCTGCGAGACCCACTCGACGGTGTCCGGCTGGCGAATCGCGGCGTTCAGCGCGCCCGCGACGTACGACGCGCCCGGCATCGTCTCCGGACCGGGGTAGGGCGCGCCCGACGCGACCGTCGGGAAGATGCCGAGCTCGCTGAGGTTGAGGTAGAAGTCGTCGTACCCCTTCTCGTCCGCGAGGTCGCCGAGACCGGCGAGCTGGTCGCCGAGTTGGGTCGCCGCCATCACCATCACCTCGTTGTAGTCCCAGTCGTCCGCGTCGTGTTCGGCCTTCCACGACTCGACGGCGTCCGCGTCGTCGAGTCCCCACTGGTAGCGGTGGATGTTCAGCCCGTCGAGGAGGTCGGGGTCGAGTTCCTCGAGGAGCGTCTCGTTCCACGGGTTGTCCGCGTGCGCGGCCTCCCCCGGGTCCCACCCGCTCGCGATGACGGTGATGTCGTCGTCGACGTCGCGCATCGCCTCCGAGTAGGCGTCGAAGCCGATGCGCTCCTCGGAGCCGGTGGCGTACTCGCCCGCGTCACTGGTGTGGCCCCACTGCCAGTCGCCCCAGACCTCGTTGCCGACGCCCCAGTGCTCGACGCCCCACGGCTCGGAGCGGCCGTGGTCGGCGCGTAGCGACCCCATCTCGGTGTCGGCGTCGGCGTTGACGTACGCCACCCAGTCGGCGGCGTCCTCGGGGAGTATCTGGCGCTCGGCCGCCCACTCGGGCGGGTTGTCCCACCAGCCGACGGTGATCTCGGGCGTGAGGTCCGCGACCTCGCAGAGTTCAAGGTACTCGGCGGTGCCGAAGAAGTTGGGCTGCATCCCCTGCCACGCGTGGTTGAAGCGCGGCGTCCGCTCCGCGAGCGGGCCGATGCCGTCGCGCCAGTTGTACTGACTCGTGACGTTCCCGCCCGGCCACTTCAGCCACGTCCCGTTCTGCTCCGCGAGCAGCTCGACCGTGTACGGGTTGAACTTGCCGTTGACGGCGTCGTCGGCGGCGAGTTCGACGAAGTCGACGTCGAAGTGGCCGGTCCCCTCGGCGGTGAACGTCACGGCGTACTGGCCGTACGGCGTCTGGACGTCCGCGACGGCGCCGCCGACGTACTGGTCGCCGCTCCGCTCGTCGAGTTCGAGCGTCGGTTCGTGGCGCGTCCACTCCGCCCCGACGCCGAGCCGTTCGGCCGCGAGGACGTCGCCGTCGAGCGTTTCGAGGGCGACGGTGACGGCGTCGACGCTCCCGCGCACGGAGACGCCGAGGTCGTAGCCGAGCGTGCGCTGGTCCGGGAGGACGATGCGCTGTTTCAGGCCGCCGCTCGCGTCGTCGAGCGTGATGCGGGGATAGCCGACGGCGCCGTTCGGGGTCTCCCCGCCGGCGACGTGCTCGCCGTCCGTCCGGTGGGCGACGTCGACGCCGTCGCCGGCGACGCGCTCCCACGGATAGGGCAGCACGTCGTCCCGGTCGATGTCGTAGAAGGTGTCGATGCCGTCGCCGAACCAGTAGTCCGGCACCCGCCAGAACGTGGGGTTCATGGCGTGCAGCGAGTAGACGCCGGGATAGATGGTGGCGTCGCCGTAGTGCTCGTTCAGCCGACCGAAGAGCGTGTCGGGGACGGTCGCCTCGGAGCGCTCGTCGGTATCGACCGAGACGGTGTTCCGAACGGGCGTGCGCGAGTCGGCGTCGTCGGCGGACGCGACGCCGCTCCCCGCGCCGGTGACGGCGCCGGCGGCCAGGAGGGACTGTGTGGCGAGGTACTGGCGTCGGGAAAGGCCGGCGCGCTCGGACTCCGTGCTCTCCTCGTGCGGTGGGTCGGACGACATGTGTTCACAACCATCTCCCGTCAATATAAATAATTAACGTTAATGATTGATGTCGTTTCCGGGACGACTGCATCGAATCGTCGGACGCTCGTTCAGTACGGGGAAACGGGAAGCCAGCGACGGGAGCCGGTAGAGTCGGCCGGTCGGCATAGCTATTTACGGGCCCTCCGTGACACACGAAGGCATGGCCGACCTCCTCCGCCACACGAGCGGTGGCGACGGGACCGCGACCGTCAGTCTCGACCCCGACCGGCGCGCCGACCACGACGTCTCGGACGAGCTCTTCGGGAAGTTCGTCGAGCACCTCTACTCGCCGTGGCGCGTGAAGAACGCCCTCGAAGCCCAGACGCTGTTCAACCCGACCGTCGGCTCGTGGAAGTTCCAGCACGAGACCTACGACGCCGACGGCGGACGCGGCGCCATCCACGACCACGACGAGATCGACGAGCGCATCCGGACGTACGTCGAGACGCACGACCTCCCGGCGGCCGACCGCCTCGAAGCCGCCTATCGGGACGGCTGTGCGTTCTGGTGGTTCCACCACGGCGACGGCGTCCGCACCAGCCCCGACGTCGGCACCGCCGGCGACCGCGCCCAGCGCATCGAAACCGACGGCGCGCACGGGCACGCGGGCATCGCGCAGTGGTGTTACCTCCCGCTCCACCGCACCGAGCGGTTCGAGGGCGACGTCGCGCTCCGCGCCACTGACGAGACGACGGTCCGCCTCGCGGTCCACGAGACGGACGCCGACGGCGCGCTCGGCGACCCCGTCGCCGAGACGACGGTTCGCGCCGGCACGACGATGGCGACCCGCGAGTTCGACCTCGGCGTCGTCGACTACGACTGCGCCGACGACGCCGTCTTCGGCTTCAGCGTCACCACCGACGCGGACGCGAACCTCGTCCTCGACCACGTTCGCTGCTACCCGGACGACCACGTCGAGACCGCCGACCCCGAAGTCGTCGAGTTGCTCCGCGACGCCGACCTCCCCGTCCTCCGATGGCCGGGCGGGAACTTCGTCTCGGGGTACCATTGGCGCGACGGCGTCGGCCCCGTCGAGGAGCGCCCGACGAAACCGAACCCCGCGTGGGACGGCATCGAACCGAACCTCTTCGGGACCGACGAGTTCCTCCGGTTCTGCGAGGCCGTGGGCTGTGAGCCGATGGTGTGCTTGAACGCCGGCGACGGCACGCCCGGCGAGGCCGCGCGCTGGGTCGAGTACTGCAACGGCGACCCCGAGGAGACCGAGATGGGCGCGCTCCGCGCCGCCAACGGCCACCCCGAGCCCTACGACGTCACCTACTGGGAGGTCGGGAACGAGGTCTACGGGCCGTGGCAGGTGACGTGGACGACGCCCGACGGCTACGCGGACCGCCTCGCGCGCTTCCGCGAGGCGATGGCGGCCGTCGACGACGACATCGAGGTGTTCGCCTGCGGGAACCGACTCACCGACTGGAACGACCCCTTCCTCGCGGCGAGCGACGACCTCGACTGGCTCACCGACCACGTGCTCCTCGAAGCGCACGCGGACGCGAGCACCGACCCCGTCGAGCTCTACAACGCTCACACGGGCGTCGCCGAGCAACTCAGCGAGGAGTACGCCGCCGTCCGCGCGGACTGCGAGGACGCCGGCCTCGCGGGGACGCGCCTCGCCATCACCGAACTCCAGTTGTTCACGCGCTTCGACGAGGGCGCTGAAGGCGACGCGATGACCGAGGACGACCTGCCGCGAAACTCCTCCATCACCGAAGCCGTCTTCGACGCGTCCATCGTCACCGCCTGCATCCGCGACGGCTTCGTCCGCATGGTGACCCACTCCGGCGTCGGCAACCACGGCGCGGGCATCCGGAAGACTCGTGAGCGCACGCACGCCGAACCCTGCTACTACGGCCAGCGCCTCGGGCTCTCGCTCGCCGGCGGCACGCCCGTCGGCGTCGACCTCACCTGCGGGACCTTCTCCACGGCGGCGACGTTCGGCGCCGACACCGCGGAGTGGTTCGGCACGCTCGATCCCGTCGAGGACGCACCCGCCGTCGACGCCGTCGCCGTCGACGACCCCGACGGGCACGACGCCGCCGTCCTCCTCGTCCACCGCGACGCCGGCCGCGGCGACGTCGACGTCGAACTCGCCGGCGGCGCGCTCCTCGACGGCCACGGCGAAGTGGCGGTGACAACGCTCGCCGCCGAGGAGATGACCGCCGAGAACACCTACGAGGACCCCGAGCGCGTCACGCCCACGACGGAGACGCACGCCGTCGAGGACGGCGTCGTCTCGCTCACGCTCCCGCGCTACGGCGTCGTCCGCGTCACCGCCGACTGACGCGGCCGGACGCGAGGCTTTTTACTCGCCGCACGCACCCCTTCAAGTATGGCGTACGCCACGGCGACGAAGCTCGACAGAATCGACGCACTCCGCGAGCGGCGCGGCCTCGACGAACTGTGGTTCCTCACCCCGACGAACTACGGGTGGCTGAGCGGCGGGAACCCCATCGTGGACGCGACGAGCGACGTCGGCGTCGCCGCACTCGGCGTCGGCGAGGACGGCGTGCGCGTCCTCGCGCCGAACAACGAGCGCGCGCGCATCCGCGAGGAGGAACTCCCCGGACTCGACGAACACGGTATCGCGCCCGAGACCACCGAGTACGGCTGGGAGTCGCACTCGCTTCGCGAGGCGGTCGCCGCCCACCACCGGGGCGAGGCCGCCGCCGATGTCCCCGTCGCGGGCCTCGACGTCGTGGACGCGACGCCGCTTCGCGCGCCGATGCCGGCGGCGGAGCGCGAGCGCTACCGAGCGGCGTGCGAGGAGACGGCGGCGGCCGTCGAAGCCGTCGCGCGCGACGTGACGCCGGGGACGACGGAGCGGGAGGCGGCCGCCGATCTCGCGCGAGCGCTCCGACGGCGCGGCTTCCGCGCGCCCGTCGTCCTCGTCGGCGGCGACGAGCGCTCACAGCGCCACCGCCACTT
It includes:
- a CDS encoding alpha-L-arabinofuranosidase translates to MSSDPPHEESTESERAGLSRRQYLATQSLLAAGAVTGAGSGVASADDADSRTPVRNTVSVDTDERSEATVPDTLFGRLNEHYGDATIYPGVYSLHAMNPTFWRVPDYWFGDGIDTFYDIDRDDVLPYPWERVAGDGVDVAHRTDGEHVAGGETPNGAVGYPRITLDDASGGLKQRIVLPDQRTLGYDLGVSVRGSVDAVTVALETLDGDVLAAERLGVGAEWTRHEPTLELDERSGDQYVGGAVADVQTPYGQYAVTFTAEGTGHFDVDFVELAADDAVNGKFNPYTVELLAEQNGTWLKWPGGNVTSQYNWRDGIGPLAERTPRFNHAWQGMQPNFFGTAEYLELCEVADLTPEITVGWWDNPPEWAAERQILPEDAADWVAYVNADADTEMGSLRADHGRSEPWGVEHWGVGNEVWGDWQWGHTSDAGEYATGSEERIGFDAYSEAMRDVDDDITVIASGWDPGEAAHADNPWNETLLEELDPDLLDGLNIHRYQWGLDDADAVESWKAEHDADDWDYNEVMVMAATQLGDQLAGLGDLADEKGYDDFYLNLSELGIFPTVASGAPYPGPETMPGASYVAGALNAAIRQPDTVEWVSQTWVPTKSWVPVKTDDYPPDPNPLRPDGSVTGLYSAVFEGDTEWNSVGVETTGASRDLPDTGPRIEPMSDVPYVDAAAMQARRGRELAVFLTNRNLRTDSEVSVELGERYADCAVELVQLAPSASERPLPHALPMSWDEPTNYTVEHVVREVGSDGTLALSLGPASVARLYVDGDRGRADVIGDNGVWPGLDGVEDIPIENERKPGRRKGRDGADSQPGKSERSGRGQQEE
- a CDS encoding alpha-L-arabinofuranosidase C-terminal domain-containing protein, producing MADLLRHTSGGDGTATVSLDPDRRADHDVSDELFGKFVEHLYSPWRVKNALEAQTLFNPTVGSWKFQHETYDADGGRGAIHDHDEIDERIRTYVETHDLPAADRLEAAYRDGCAFWWFHHGDGVRTSPDVGTAGDRAQRIETDGAHGHAGIAQWCYLPLHRTERFEGDVALRATDETTVRLAVHETDADGALGDPVAETTVRAGTTMATREFDLGVVDYDCADDAVFGFSVTTDADANLVLDHVRCYPDDHVETADPEVVELLRDADLPVLRWPGGNFVSGYHWRDGVGPVEERPTKPNPAWDGIEPNLFGTDEFLRFCEAVGCEPMVCLNAGDGTPGEAARWVEYCNGDPEETEMGALRAANGHPEPYDVTYWEVGNEVYGPWQVTWTTPDGYADRLARFREAMAAVDDDIEVFACGNRLTDWNDPFLAASDDLDWLTDHVLLEAHADASTDPVELYNAHTGVAEQLSEEYAAVRADCEDAGLAGTRLAITELQLFTRFDEGAEGDAMTEDDLPRNSSITEAVFDASIVTACIRDGFVRMVTHSGVGNHGAGIRKTRERTHAEPCYYGQRLGLSLAGGTPVGVDLTCGTFSTAATFGADTAEWFGTLDPVEDAPAVDAVAVDDPDGHDAAVLLVHRDAGRGDVDVELAGGALLDGHGEVAVTTLAAEEMTAENTYEDPERVTPTTETHAVEDGVVSLTLPRYGVVRVTAD
- a CDS encoding M24 family metallopeptidase, which gives rise to MAYATATKLDRIDALRERRGLDELWFLTPTNYGWLSGGNPIVDATSDVGVAALGVGEDGVRVLAPNNERARIREEELPGLDEHGIAPETTEYGWESHSLREAVAAHHRGEAAADVPVAGLDVVDATPLRAPMPAAERERYRAACEETAAAVEAVARDVTPGTTEREAAADLARALRRRGFRAPVVLVGGDERSQRHRHFTPTDAELGDFGHLTVVSERAGHDVAVTRTVAFDAPAWLRERHDAACRVAATALAATREAATAGDVFDAIADAYDALGYEGEWRAHHQGGAIASATREWTATPGSETPIERPLPYAWNPTVQGAKCEDTALVTDAGVEVATTTGEWPTTTYEAVGYDARVAFHDPLDP